A region from the uncultured Bacteroides sp. genome encodes:
- a CDS encoding RNA polymerase sigma-70 factor, which produces MSVGKFDEESFTSLFYLYKDKLYGFFLGLTHSPTKSEDLVQEVFMRIWQKREELTLIDNLNAYIYRAAQNHAIDQIRKRSNEILLFSDKYLGNEDNATAQTPLDLLLNKELSSALTEAIEQLPPQQKKVFTFHCIEGLPHEEIARLMDISVSTVQNHMRQALINIRTYFSGNYPVLLLLLISIIF; this is translated from the coding sequence ATGAGTGTAGGTAAATTTGATGAAGAGTCCTTTACTTCTCTTTTCTATTTATATAAAGATAAATTATATGGTTTTTTCTTGGGACTGACTCATTCTCCGACAAAATCTGAGGATCTTGTTCAGGAAGTTTTTATGCGAATATGGCAAAAGCGTGAAGAACTTACGCTTATAGATAATTTAAATGCTTATATTTATCGGGCCGCTCAAAATCATGCTATCGATCAAATTCGGAAGAGGAGTAACGAGATTCTGTTATTTAGCGATAAATATCTAGGAAATGAAGATAACGCTACGGCCCAAACTCCTCTTGATCTTTTGTTGAATAAGGAATTAAGTAGTGCACTTACGGAAGCAATAGAACAACTTCCTCCTCAACAGAAGAAGGTATTTACTTTTCATTGTATAGAAGGGCTGCCTCATGAAGAGATTGCCCGTTTGATGGACATATCCGTGTCCACTGTTCAAAACCACATGCGACAGGCACTCATTAACATACGTACTTACTTCTCCGGTAACTATCCAGTCTTACTTTTATTGCTGATTTCGATTATTTTCTGA
- a CDS encoding NADH:flavin oxidoreductase/NADH oxidase, with translation MSKLFSEATIGSVNLSNRIIIPPMCQYSAANGQATEWHLMHYGNLSLSGAGLLIMEATGIAPEGRISYGDLGLWDEKTAFALAKVVNFIRLHSQIPLAIQLSHAGRKASTDLGWKPGLSLSTDNPNGWQTFAPSAEPLSTGGTTPEALTTEGIKKIISQFAAAAKRAVAIGFNAVELHGAHGYLIHQFLSPVTNKRTDEYGGSLENRMRFALEVFEAVKAVVPKDFPVGIRISATDWIENGWDLPQSIELAKQLDSKGCGYIHVSSGGLDGALQQLPSLQSGYQLALAEAIKKEVKMPVIGVGLITEPQEAEDAIESNKADMIAVGRGMLYDPRWGWHAAAALGAKAIGVKQYLRCEPHKLKGLFKSE, from the coding sequence ATGAGCAAATTATTTTCTGAAGCAACGATTGGCAGTGTCAATCTAAGCAATCGTATTATAATACCTCCCATGTGCCAATATTCGGCAGCAAACGGGCAGGCTACCGAATGGCACTTGATGCATTACGGCAATTTATCCTTGTCCGGTGCCGGACTTTTAATAATGGAAGCTACGGGAATAGCGCCTGAGGGCAGAATTTCGTATGGTGATTTAGGCCTTTGGGACGAAAAAACGGCTTTTGCGTTGGCGAAAGTAGTTAATTTCATTCGTCTGCATTCTCAGATACCTTTGGCTATACAGCTATCGCACGCAGGGAGGAAAGCCTCTACCGATTTGGGTTGGAAACCGGGCCTTTCTCTATCAACGGACAATCCCAATGGCTGGCAGACATTCGCTCCGTCTGCCGAACCTCTCAGCACGGGCGGAACTACCCCTGAGGCATTGACGACAGAAGGAATCAAAAAGATAATTTCACAATTTGCTGCGGCAGCTAAACGGGCGGTGGCTATCGGATTCAACGCAGTTGAATTACACGGCGCACACGGTTATCTGATTCATCAGTTTCTATCGCCTGTAACCAATAAACGGACGGATGAATACGGAGGAAGTCTCGAAAACAGAATGCGTTTTGCTTTAGAGGTTTTTGAAGCCGTCAAAGCAGTTGTTCCAAAGGATTTCCCTGTGGGCATTCGCATATCGGCTACCGACTGGATAGAAAATGGTTGGGATTTGCCGCAAAGCATTGAACTGGCCAAACAACTGGACAGCAAAGGTTGCGGTTATATACATGTTTCAAGCGGAGGTCTCGATGGTGCCCTGCAACAATTGCCCTCTCTGCAATCGGGCTATCAATTGGCACTTGCCGAAGCAATAAAAAAAGAGGTGAAAATGCCTGTCATAGGAGTTGGGCTGATCACAGAACCGCAAGAGGCTGAAGATGCAATAGAATCGAATAAAGCCGATATGATAGCCGTGGGGCGCGGAATGCTTTACGACCCTCGTTGGGGATGGCATGCCGCCGCTGCGCTGGGTGCCAAAGCAATCGGCGTAAAGCAATACCTGCGCTGCGAACCGCATAAGCTAAAAGGATTGTTTAAGAGTGAATAA
- a CDS encoding Ppx/GppA family phosphatase: MPDTCYAAIDIGSNAVRLLIKRVKSDEAQMSKKFSKVLMLRVPLRLGFDVFSLGELSDGKSKKLLRLMKAFRQLMKIYEVTDYRACATSAMREAANGKDVIKKIQKATGLDIEIIGGQEEAQLIYKYHIECSAERLGNYIYVDVGGGSTEINLQIDGELKQSLSYNIGTVRMLRNVVEEGVWERMKDDLSHLTEGLDRVDIIGSGGNINRLYRLASKKDKKKQRMSVGSLKAIYDQLSLLTPGERMDAFNIKADRADVIVPAAEIFLAIAEVVRAEYIHVPVIGLADGMIDGLYEKHSQEQNAAIIV, encoded by the coding sequence ATGCCGGATACATGTTATGCTGCTATTGACATTGGTTCAAACGCAGTGCGTTTGTTAATAAAAAGGGTGAAGTCTGATGAGGCACAGATGAGTAAGAAATTCTCTAAGGTGTTGATGTTACGGGTTCCGTTGCGGTTGGGTTTTGATGTGTTTTCACTGGGTGAGCTTTCTGATGGTAAATCGAAGAAGTTACTGCGTTTGATGAAGGCTTTCAGACAGCTGATGAAGATTTATGAGGTGACGGATTACCGGGCCTGCGCTACGTCGGCTATGAGGGAGGCTGCCAATGGTAAGGATGTTATCAAGAAGATTCAAAAGGCTACCGGGCTTGATATTGAGATAATAGGCGGTCAGGAGGAGGCTCAACTTATTTATAAGTATCATATTGAATGTTCTGCGGAGCGTTTGGGTAATTATATTTATGTGGATGTGGGCGGAGGCAGCACGGAGATAAACCTGCAGATTGACGGGGAGCTGAAGCAGTCGCTTTCTTATAATATAGGTACGGTACGAATGTTGAGAAATGTTGTTGAGGAGGGCGTTTGGGAACGAATGAAGGATGACCTAAGTCACTTGACGGAGGGATTGGATCGTGTGGATATCATAGGTTCGGGGGGTAACATTAACAGGCTGTATCGTTTGGCAAGCAAAAAAGACAAGAAGAAGCAGCGGATGTCTGTGGGCTCTTTGAAGGCTATATATGATCAGTTGAGTCTTTTAACGCCGGGAGAACGCATGGATGCGTTCAATATTAAGGCGGACCGGGCGGATGTGATTGTGCCCGCGGCTGAGATTTTTCTGGCTATTGCCGAGGTGGTAAGGGCGGAATATATTCATGTGCCGGTGATTGGTCTGGCGGATGGTATGATTGACGGGTTGTATGAGAAGCATAGCCAAGAACAAAATGCGGCGATAATCGTTTAA